A genomic segment from Rhodospirillum centenum SW encodes:
- a CDS encoding TonB-dependent receptor, with protein MPMVTTRGRLVRGTAVLALMAGAPPALAQSAPPGGSPPPQGGFIEEILVTARKREETLQDVPFSINALGQAQLRARGAETLEDVSRNVVGLTIENLGPGQSQVAVRGISAGQIVRDQPGVKEQVGVYLDESVISLSLFTPDLDLFDLNRVEVLRGPQGTLYGSGSLSGTIRYITNRPTTEQVEGTAEAGIETLKDGGTGWSARGAVNVPLAEKAAFRAVGYYTDYAGFVDAVRPDGSIDKNVNDGTRKGFRLSALVEPTEGLSVVPRVIYQKIETNGFNREDVFNILANDLTPTTDPQRLYRFDERQQFTQLEEQFEDDFLLADLTLEWELDAVTLTSITTYTDRDLLVVRDASPLTGSITGQPGSFAPGGLPRSVYSIATPLNDTTDLEVFTQEARVASNGDGPFQWVLGAFYSDIERTYAQRLDVPGFEALTGIPTAGPLAPRDVLYYSLIPYDFKQLALFGEGSYDLTDQLSVTAGVRWFDFEEERVLNFDGLFADQSIGQAGKTSSDGFSPRVIVSYAATPDLTLNAQVSKGFRLGGINDPLNAPLCSAQDLVTFGGRSSFDNETVWNYEVGAKLGFAEGRGQLNLAGFYADISNLQVTLDAGTCSSRIVFNADARTMGGEAELSFQVTEALLLAVSTSYTDSEFTETVSSVGAGGAATVVGGIKDGNRLPTVPRFQFNASANYEQEIADDLLGFVTATYQHVGSRYTQAVDQDPAAVGTVTRIPIGGQPATSFSFDPKLPAYDIVNLRLGVRRDTWEIAGYVNNLFDENARLSLDRERGFRARVGYQVIKPRTIGLNVLTRF; from the coding sequence ATGCCTATGGTCACCACCCGCGGACGCCTTGTCCGCGGAACGGCGGTCCTGGCCCTGATGGCCGGCGCACCTCCGGCACTGGCGCAGTCGGCACCGCCCGGCGGCAGCCCGCCGCCGCAGGGCGGCTTCATCGAGGAAATCCTGGTCACCGCGCGCAAGCGTGAGGAGACCCTTCAGGACGTGCCGTTTTCCATCAATGCCCTGGGTCAGGCGCAGCTCCGTGCCCGCGGCGCCGAGACTCTGGAGGACGTGTCGCGCAACGTCGTCGGCCTGACCATCGAGAATCTGGGGCCGGGCCAGAGCCAGGTGGCCGTGCGCGGCATCTCCGCCGGGCAGATCGTGCGCGACCAGCCCGGCGTGAAGGAGCAGGTCGGCGTCTATCTCGATGAATCGGTCATCTCGCTGTCCCTCTTCACGCCGGACCTCGACCTGTTCGACCTGAACCGGGTGGAGGTGCTGCGCGGGCCGCAGGGCACGCTGTACGGTTCGGGCTCGCTCTCCGGCACCATCCGCTACATCACCAACCGTCCGACGACGGAGCAGGTGGAGGGTACGGCGGAGGCCGGAATCGAAACGCTGAAGGACGGCGGTACCGGCTGGTCGGCACGCGGCGCGGTGAACGTCCCGCTGGCCGAGAAGGCGGCGTTCCGCGCCGTCGGCTACTACACCGACTATGCCGGCTTCGTCGATGCGGTCCGTCCCGACGGCAGCATCGACAAGAACGTCAATGACGGCACCCGCAAGGGCTTCCGCCTGTCGGCCCTGGTCGAGCCGACCGAAGGGCTGAGCGTCGTCCCGCGCGTCATCTACCAGAAGATCGAGACGAACGGCTTCAACCGCGAGGATGTCTTCAACATCCTCGCCAACGACCTGACGCCGACGACCGATCCGCAACGGCTCTACCGCTTCGACGAGCGCCAGCAGTTCACCCAGCTTGAGGAGCAGTTCGAGGACGATTTCCTGCTGGCCGACCTGACGCTGGAGTGGGAACTGGACGCGGTCACCCTGACCTCGATCACCACCTACACCGACCGCGACCTGCTGGTGGTGCGCGACGCCTCACCGCTCACCGGGTCGATCACCGGGCAGCCGGGGTCCTTTGCCCCGGGCGGGCTGCCGCGGTCGGTCTATTCCATCGCCACGCCGCTGAACGACACCACCGACCTGGAAGTCTTCACCCAGGAGGCGCGGGTCGCATCGAACGGCGACGGACCGTTCCAGTGGGTGCTGGGCGCCTTCTATTCGGATATCGAGCGCACCTATGCCCAGCGCCTGGACGTGCCGGGCTTCGAGGCCCTGACCGGCATTCCCACGGCCGGGCCGCTGGCGCCGCGCGACGTGCTCTACTATTCGCTGATCCCTTACGACTTCAAGCAGCTCGCCCTGTTCGGGGAGGGCAGCTACGACCTCACGGACCAGCTCAGCGTCACGGCCGGCGTGCGCTGGTTCGACTTCGAGGAGGAGCGGGTCCTGAACTTCGACGGTCTGTTCGCCGACCAGAGCATCGGGCAGGCGGGCAAGACCAGCAGCGACGGCTTCTCCCCGCGGGTGATCGTCAGCTACGCGGCGACTCCCGATCTGACGCTGAACGCCCAGGTCTCGAAGGGCTTCCGGCTGGGCGGCATCAACGACCCGCTGAACGCCCCGCTCTGCTCGGCGCAGGATCTGGTCACCTTCGGCGGCCGCTCCAGTTTCGACAACGAAACCGTCTGGAACTACGAGGTCGGGGCCAAGCTCGGCTTTGCCGAGGGGCGCGGTCAGCTCAATCTGGCCGGCTTCTATGCCGACATCAGCAATCTCCAGGTCACGCTGGACGCCGGCACCTGCTCCTCCCGCATCGTCTTCAACGCCGACGCCCGGACCATGGGCGGCGAGGCCGAGCTGAGCTTCCAGGTGACCGAGGCGCTGTTGCTGGCCGTCTCCACCAGCTACACGGACAGCGAGTTCACGGAGACCGTGTCCTCGGTCGGGGCCGGGGGAGCCGCCACGGTCGTCGGCGGCATCAAGGACGGCAACCGCCTGCCCACCGTGCCGCGCTTCCAGTTCAACGCCAGCGCCAACTATGAACAGGAGATCGCGGACGACCTGCTGGGCTTCGTCACGGCCACCTACCAGCATGTCGGCTCGCGCTACACCCAGGCGGTGGACCAGGACCCGGCCGCGGTCGGCACCGTCACCCGCATCCCGATCGGCGGCCAGCCGGCGACCAGCTTCAGCTTCGACCCGAAGCTGCCGGCCTACGACATCGTCAACCTGCGCCTGGGCGTCCGCCGCGACACCTGGGAGATCGCGGGCTATGTCAACAACCTGTTCGACGAGAATGCGCGCCTGTCGCTGGACCGCGAACGCGGCTTCCGCGCCCGCGTCGGCTATCAGGTCATCAAGCCGCGCACCATCGGGCTGAACGTGCTGACGCGCTTCTGA
- a CDS encoding TetR/AcrR family transcriptional regulator, translating to MAGRTAPARRGGSKAEQSATTRAALLAEAQRHFAVKGFAATTAEDILQPLGLTRGALYHQFSGMRDLFRTVCRDMMDSCGNEVLSETGAATGDPVEQLRAGCIAFLRRAAEPDFARIVLTDGPAVLGWEAMAELDQGTWYPRFMETVRGAIAAGASLPADTDAAIRIVDGAVGKLAEWVATATDDREEVLRRAIAAVEALIRDPA from the coding sequence ATGGCAGGACGGACTGCGCCGGCACGGCGGGGCGGCAGCAAGGCGGAACAGTCGGCAACGACGCGGGCAGCGCTCCTGGCCGAGGCGCAACGGCACTTCGCGGTCAAGGGGTTCGCCGCCACCACCGCAGAGGACATCCTCCAGCCGCTCGGCCTGACCCGGGGGGCGCTCTATCACCAGTTCTCAGGCATGCGGGATCTCTTCCGCACCGTCTGCCGGGACATGATGGACAGTTGCGGGAACGAGGTCCTCTCGGAGACGGGGGCCGCGACAGGAGACCCGGTGGAGCAGCTCCGGGCCGGGTGCATTGCCTTCCTGCGGCGCGCGGCGGAACCCGACTTCGCCCGCATCGTGCTGACAGACGGTCCTGCCGTCCTTGGCTGGGAGGCGATGGCCGAACTGGACCAGGGCACCTGGTATCCGCGCTTCATGGAGACGGTGCGTGGCGCCATCGCGGCCGGGGCCAGCCTGCCGGCCGACACGGACGCCGCGATCCGGATCGTGGACGGCGCCGTCGGGAAGCTGGCGGAGTGGGTGGCGACGGCGACCGACGACCGGGAGGAGGTGCTCCGCCGCGCCATCGCGGCGGTCGAGGCCCTGATCCGCGATCCGGCCTGA
- a CDS encoding efflux RND transporter periplasmic adaptor subunit — translation MRIRSWVIAVLAMLAILAGLGGYKTIEITRAIAAAESYPEQRETVQGARAEPGTFTTSARTVGTVIALRHVELRNELAGRVIDVAFDSGDVVEEGQVLVRFDTAQEEADLAALKAEADLARLTLERQQRLVKTQATAEATLDQARSQLAALRARMQGMEVQIAKKTLRAPFRARVGLRDLHPGAYLSEGTLITGLQGVSDDAFVDFAFPQDIAPLLAGSGTVALSGAQLPGGTAVARIVARDAAVDDGARSLRLRAVVPGLGDALTPGAFVDVVAETGAPRPALFVPLTAVRRAPHGDHVFVLAQEDGQTRARQRFVRLGPVRGAEVAVLSGLEAGETVAADGSFKLREGMLVTVNGLYTRPAPGGEAATDAAGAPAH, via the coding sequence ATGCGCATCAGATCATGGGTCATCGCCGTCCTTGCCATGCTGGCGATCCTCGCCGGGCTGGGCGGCTACAAGACCATCGAGATCACCAGGGCCATCGCCGCGGCCGAGTCCTATCCCGAACAGCGGGAAACGGTCCAGGGGGCCCGGGCGGAACCCGGAACCTTCACGACCAGCGCCCGGACCGTGGGCACGGTCATCGCGCTGCGCCATGTCGAACTGCGCAACGAACTGGCCGGGCGGGTCATCGACGTGGCCTTCGATTCCGGCGACGTGGTCGAAGAGGGACAGGTACTGGTCCGCTTCGACACGGCGCAGGAGGAAGCGGATCTGGCAGCCCTGAAGGCGGAAGCGGACCTTGCCCGACTGACCCTGGAACGCCAGCAGCGGCTGGTGAAGACGCAGGCCACGGCGGAGGCGACGCTGGACCAGGCCCGCTCGCAGCTTGCCGCGCTGCGGGCCCGGATGCAGGGGATGGAGGTGCAGATCGCCAAGAAGACCCTGCGCGCCCCGTTCAGGGCGCGGGTCGGCCTGCGCGACCTGCACCCCGGCGCGTACCTGTCGGAAGGCACCCTGATCACCGGCCTGCAAGGCGTGTCCGACGACGCCTTCGTGGATTTCGCCTTCCCGCAGGACATCGCCCCGCTGCTGGCCGGGAGCGGCACGGTCGCCCTGTCCGGCGCCCAGCTTCCCGGCGGCACCGCGGTGGCGCGCATCGTGGCGCGGGACGCGGCGGTGGACGACGGCGCCCGCTCGCTGCGGCTGCGGGCGGTGGTCCCCGGCCTGGGCGACGCCCTGACACCCGGCGCCTTCGTGGATGTCGTGGCGGAGACGGGCGCCCCCCGCCCCGCCCTGTTCGTGCCGCTGACGGCGGTGCGGCGGGCGCCGCATGGCGACCATGTCTTCGTGCTGGCCCAGGAGGACGGCCAGACCCGCGCCCGCCAGCGCTTCGTCCGGCTGGGTCCGGTGCGCGGCGCGGAGGTGGCGGTGCTGTCCGGGCTGGAGGCGGGGGAGACGGTCGCGGCGGACGGGTCCTTCAAGCTGCGCGAGGGGATGCTCGTGACGGTCAACGGCCTCTACACCCGCCCGGCACCGGGCGGTGAGGCGGCGACCGACGCCGCAGGCGCTCCGGCGCACTGA
- a CDS encoding efflux RND transporter permease subunit, protein MRFVELFVRRPVVAIVVNLLILLIGLRAAQELPVQQFPQIESASVVVTTVYVGAPAEVVKGFITTPVERAVSSISGVDYVESSSVAGVSTVTVRLRLNHSSTVALAEIGNRLDQIRNELPNEAEPPTVEVIRADRSYAAFYVAVTATTLDLPRLTEYLDREVQPRLTVLPGVQKVGLEGARPQAMRIWLDAARMDAFGISADDVQAALTRNNFLAAIGQSKGNAVQVDLLTDTDLKTEAEFEQLIVRESADSIIRLSDIARISLASEEPAADVRLDHVPAVYLSVWPLPGSNEITLGYDLRAELDRIRAALPPGVEIKMAYDGTIYMERALTEIGKTLAETVLIVGLVVFLFLGSVRTALVPLVAIPVSLIGAAGMMLALGFSFNLLTLLAIVLSVGLVVDDAIVVVENVSRFMREGRSRTEAALASARQLFGPIVAMTITLAAVYAPIGFLSGLTGVLFREFAFTLAIAVLMSGVVAITLSPVMSARFAAEGGREGWFTRRVNTIFDAVRDAYARGLDRTLRYRPPVLAFGLFVALLSVPLFLFSGKELAPVEDQGDIFIMVTSAPDATLDYTSGHMDALVDTAKTFPETNFLWQVVLPSNGFGGVVLKDWTERDRSAQELQPLFFEALSQISGIQAFPVLFPALPVSGNYDVELVVKGIASPEEMAAFSQRLVGAAFGSGLFMYADTDLRIDLPQVKIAVDRERVADLGMDLAEVGRQLGVLLAGNYVNRFNYDGRAYKVVPQVGNDAKATADQLLDLKIRTPSGAAVPVSSIARLETGAAPRALTRFQQADSFRVYGGVVPGVTKEQALSALEQAAREILPADYVLDHAGESRQIRQEGNTLIGTLGFALLLIYLVLAAQFGSFRDPLVVLLGSVPLALSSALVFPFLSLTTVNIYSQVGLITLVGLIAKNGILVVEFANHLQEEGRSKLEAVREAALTRLRPVLMTTAATVVGHFPLVLVEGPGAAARNSIGIVLVAGMAIGALFTLFILPSVYMLIAADRRAAPEAVPGTGETLPPVRAAAE, encoded by the coding sequence ATGCGTTTCGTCGAACTGTTCGTCCGCCGGCCGGTCGTCGCCATCGTCGTCAACCTGCTGATCCTGCTGATCGGGCTGCGCGCGGCGCAGGAGCTGCCGGTGCAGCAGTTCCCGCAGATCGAGAGCGCCTCCGTCGTCGTGACGACGGTCTATGTCGGCGCCCCGGCGGAGGTGGTGAAGGGCTTCATCACCACGCCGGTGGAACGCGCCGTCTCCTCCATCTCCGGCGTCGATTATGTCGAGTCGAGCAGCGTCGCCGGGGTCAGCACGGTGACGGTGCGGCTGCGGCTGAACCACAGCAGCACCGTGGCCCTGGCGGAGATCGGCAACCGGCTGGACCAGATCCGCAACGAGCTGCCGAACGAGGCCGAACCGCCGACCGTGGAGGTGATCCGGGCGGACCGTTCCTATGCCGCCTTCTATGTGGCGGTCACGGCGACCACGCTGGACCTGCCCCGGCTGACCGAATATCTGGACCGCGAAGTGCAGCCCCGGCTGACGGTGCTGCCCGGGGTGCAGAAGGTCGGGCTGGAAGGGGCACGGCCGCAGGCCATGCGGATCTGGCTGGACGCCGCGCGCATGGACGCCTTCGGCATCAGCGCCGACGACGTGCAGGCCGCGCTCACGCGCAACAACTTCCTGGCCGCCATCGGCCAGTCGAAGGGCAATGCCGTGCAGGTCGATCTGCTGACCGACACGGACCTCAAGACCGAGGCGGAGTTCGAGCAGCTCATCGTGCGGGAGAGCGCGGATTCCATTATCCGCCTGTCCGACATCGCGCGCATCTCCCTGGCGTCGGAGGAACCGGCGGCGGATGTCCGCCTGGACCATGTGCCGGCCGTCTACCTGTCCGTCTGGCCCCTGCCCGGCTCCAACGAGATCACCCTGGGCTACGATCTACGGGCCGAGCTGGACCGGATCCGGGCGGCGCTGCCGCCGGGCGTCGAGATCAAGATGGCCTATGACGGCACCATCTACATGGAGCGGGCGCTCACGGAGATCGGCAAGACCCTGGCCGAGACGGTGTTGATCGTCGGGCTGGTGGTCTTCCTGTTCCTGGGTTCCGTCCGCACGGCCCTGGTGCCGCTGGTCGCCATCCCGGTGTCGCTGATCGGCGCCGCCGGCATGATGCTGGCGCTGGGCTTCTCCTTCAACCTGCTGACCCTGCTGGCGATCGTGCTGTCGGTCGGTCTGGTGGTGGACGACGCCATCGTCGTGGTCGAGAACGTCTCCCGCTTCATGCGCGAGGGCCGGTCGCGGACCGAGGCGGCGCTGGCCAGCGCGCGCCAGCTCTTCGGGCCGATCGTCGCCATGACCATCACGCTGGCCGCGGTCTATGCCCCGATCGGCTTCCTGTCCGGCCTGACCGGCGTGCTGTTCCGGGAGTTCGCCTTCACCCTTGCCATCGCCGTGCTGATGTCCGGCGTCGTCGCCATCACGCTCTCGCCGGTGATGAGCGCCCGCTTCGCCGCGGAGGGTGGCCGGGAAGGCTGGTTCACCCGCCGGGTCAACACGATCTTCGACGCCGTGCGCGACGCCTATGCCCGCGGCCTGGACCGCACGCTGCGCTACCGGCCGCCGGTGCTGGCCTTCGGCCTGTTCGTCGCCCTGCTGTCGGTGCCGCTGTTCCTGTTCTCCGGCAAGGAGCTGGCGCCGGTCGAAGACCAGGGCGACATCTTCATCATGGTCACCTCTGCCCCGGATGCGACGCTGGATTATACCAGCGGCCACATGGACGCTCTGGTCGATACGGCGAAGACCTTCCCGGAGACCAATTTCCTCTGGCAGGTGGTGCTGCCCTCGAACGGATTCGGCGGCGTGGTCCTGAAGGACTGGACCGAGCGCGACCGCTCGGCCCAGGAGCTGCAACCCCTGTTCTTCGAGGCCCTGTCGCAGATCAGCGGCATCCAGGCCTTCCCCGTGCTGTTCCCCGCCCTGCCCGTCTCCGGCAACTACGACGTGGAGCTGGTGGTGAAGGGCATCGCCTCGCCGGAGGAGATGGCGGCCTTCTCCCAGCGCCTGGTCGGCGCGGCGTTCGGGAGCGGCCTGTTCATGTACGCCGACACCGACCTGCGCATCGACCTGCCGCAGGTGAAGATCGCGGTGGACCGGGAGCGCGTCGCCGATCTGGGCATGGATCTGGCGGAGGTCGGGCGTCAGCTCGGCGTGCTGCTGGCCGGCAACTATGTCAACCGCTTCAACTATGACGGCCGTGCCTACAAGGTGGTGCCGCAGGTCGGCAACGACGCCAAGGCCACGGCCGACCAGCTTCTGGACCTGAAGATCCGCACGCCGTCGGGCGCGGCGGTGCCGGTCTCCAGCATCGCCCGGCTGGAGACCGGGGCGGCCCCGCGCGCCCTGACCCGGTTCCAGCAGGCCGACAGCTTCCGCGTCTATGGCGGTGTGGTGCCCGGCGTCACCAAGGAACAGGCCCTGAGCGCGCTGGAGCAGGCGGCCCGCGAGATCCTGCCCGCCGACTATGTGCTGGACCATGCCGGCGAGTCCCGGCAGATCCGGCAGGAGGGCAACACCCTGATCGGCACCTTGGGCTTCGCGCTGCTGCTGATCTATCTGGTGCTGGCGGCGCAGTTCGGCAGTTTCCGCGATCCGCTGGTGGTCCTGCTGGGGTCGGTGCCGCTGGCCCTGTCCAGCGCGCTGGTCTTCCCGTTCCTGAGCCTGACCACCGTGAACATCTACAGCCAGGTGGGCCTGATCACCCTGGTCGGGCTGATCGCCAAGAACGGCATCCTGGTCGTGGAGTTCGCCAACCATCTCCAGGAGGAGGGCCGGTCGAAGCTGGAGGCGGTGCGCGAGGCGGCGCTGACCCGGCTGCGGCCGGTGCTGATGACCACCGCGGCGACCGTCGTCGGCCACTTCCCGCTGGTGCTGGTGGAGGGACCGGGGGCCGCGGCGCGCAACAGCATCGGCATCGTGCTGGTGGCCGGCATGGCCATCGGCGCGCTGTTCACGCTGTTCATCCTGCCGTCGGTCTACATGCTGATCGCCGCCGACCGCCGCGCAGCGCCGGAGGCCGTCCCCGGCACGGGTGAGACGCTGCCGCCGGTCCGCGCCGCCGCCGAATAG
- the bchJ gene encoding bacteriochlorophyll 4-vinyl reductase yields MSVDSVSPLPAPVADRGGQGQPPGGSGHGADQGGTDHGVDMAFRIGPNAIIQMEAVLRDRLGPAETVRLLTEAGLSRYLDTPPGQMVDEREVNALHRVLRAELGVAQARRLSHEAGQRTGDYLLAHRIPKPVQVILKLLPAPLASRVLLSAIGKHSWTFSGSGTFTIRSASPAVVSIENCPIARGATGTEPVCDFYTGTFERLYRVLVHPRAQAEETECEVTGASRCTFEVRW; encoded by the coding sequence GTGAGCGTTGACAGCGTCTCGCCCCTGCCTGCTCCGGTCGCGGACCGGGGCGGGCAGGGGCAGCCACCCGGCGGCTCCGGACACGGGGCCGACCAGGGTGGGACCGATCATGGCGTGGACATGGCCTTCCGCATCGGCCCGAACGCCATCATCCAGATGGAGGCGGTGCTGCGGGACCGTCTCGGTCCGGCCGAGACGGTGCGCCTGCTGACCGAGGCGGGCCTGTCCCGCTATCTCGACACCCCGCCCGGCCAGATGGTGGACGAGCGGGAGGTCAATGCCCTGCACCGGGTTCTGCGGGCCGAACTGGGCGTGGCCCAGGCGCGGCGCCTCTCGCATGAGGCGGGGCAGCGCACCGGCGATTACCTGCTGGCTCACCGCATTCCGAAGCCGGTGCAGGTGATCCTGAAGCTGCTGCCGGCCCCCTTGGCCAGCCGCGTCCTGCTCTCGGCCATCGGCAAGCATTCCTGGACCTTCTCCGGGTCCGGCACCTTCACCATCCGCTCGGCCAGCCCGGCCGTCGTCAGCATCGAGAACTGCCCCATCGCCCGCGGCGCGACGGGGACGGAGCCGGTCTGCGACTTCTACACCGGCACCTTCGAGCGGCTGTACCGCGTGCTCGTGCATCCCCGCGCCCAGGCCGAGGAGACGGAGTGCGAAGTGACAGGGGCCTCCCGCTGCACCTTCGAGGTGCGCTGGTAG
- the bchE gene encoding magnesium-protoporphyrin IX monomethyl ester anaerobic oxidative cyclase: MRVLLIHPNYHSGGAEIAGNWPPAWAAYLAGALKQAGYTDFIFVDAMTNNLSEDEVRAIFEKEKPDLVGATSITPSIYKAERLLQIAKEVNPNIVTILGGIHATFMYQQVLSEAPWVDAIARGEGEAILVNLCRAIEDGTWATDRKSIKGIAFIEDGKIVATPAEPPIADVDTINPDWSILEWDKYIYIPMGVRVAIPNMARGCPFTCSFCSQWKFWRNYRVRDPKKVVDEIETLVRDHKVGFFILADEEPTIHRKKFIQFCEEMERRKLPVLWGINTRVTDILRDEELLPLYRRAGLVHVSLGTEAAAQLKLDLFNKETTIAQNKKAIELLQKNGIVAEAQFIVGLENETAETLEQTYQMAMDWGPDMANWAMYTPWPFSDLFRDLGDKVEIYDFEKYNFVTPIIKPAAMDRAELLDRVMNNYRRFYMRKSLFHYPWIRDKVKRKYMLGCLKAFLKSGFERKFYDLGRVDYWGPQSKKKVDFKFDRNRTAALLPLADDWEAAADKARKARLKAAEKEKANQQPVDEVELEDTADIEAKGIVIPMACGGGKDQLPDEVEETTEAGKKPAAVPMACGGGKEQLAETVGGDD; the protein is encoded by the coding sequence ATGCGCGTCCTGCTTATCCATCCCAACTACCACTCTGGCGGCGCCGAGATCGCCGGCAACTGGCCGCCGGCATGGGCGGCGTACCTGGCCGGCGCCCTCAAGCAGGCGGGCTACACGGACTTCATCTTCGTCGATGCGATGACCAACAACCTCTCCGAGGATGAGGTGCGGGCCATCTTCGAGAAGGAGAAGCCCGATCTCGTCGGCGCGACGTCCATCACCCCGTCGATCTACAAGGCCGAGCGCCTGCTGCAGATCGCCAAGGAGGTGAACCCGAACATCGTCACCATCCTGGGCGGCATCCACGCCACCTTCATGTATCAGCAGGTGCTGAGCGAGGCCCCCTGGGTCGACGCCATCGCCCGCGGCGAGGGTGAGGCGATCCTGGTCAATCTCTGCCGCGCCATCGAGGACGGCACCTGGGCGACCGACCGCAAGTCGATCAAGGGCATCGCCTTCATCGAGGACGGCAAGATCGTCGCCACCCCGGCTGAACCGCCGATCGCGGATGTCGATACGATCAATCCCGACTGGTCGATCCTGGAGTGGGACAAGTACATCTACATCCCGATGGGCGTGCGCGTCGCCATCCCGAACATGGCCCGCGGCTGCCCCTTCACCTGCTCCTTCTGCTCGCAGTGGAAGTTCTGGCGTAACTACCGCGTCCGCGACCCCAAGAAGGTGGTCGATGAGATCGAGACGCTGGTGCGCGACCACAAGGTCGGTTTCTTCATCCTCGCGGACGAGGAGCCGACCATCCACCGCAAGAAGTTCATCCAGTTCTGCGAGGAGATGGAGCGGCGCAAGCTGCCGGTGCTGTGGGGCATCAACACCCGTGTGACCGACATCCTGCGCGACGAGGAACTGCTGCCGCTGTACCGCCGCGCCGGCCTCGTCCACGTCTCGCTCGGCACCGAGGCTGCGGCCCAGCTCAAGCTGGACCTGTTCAACAAGGAGACCACGATCGCCCAGAACAAGAAGGCGATCGAGCTTCTCCAGAAGAACGGCATCGTCGCCGAGGCGCAGTTCATCGTCGGCCTGGAGAACGAGACCGCCGAGACGCTGGAGCAGACCTACCAGATGGCGATGGACTGGGGTCCGGACATGGCCAACTGGGCCATGTACACGCCCTGGCCGTTCTCCGACCTGTTCCGCGATCTGGGCGACAAGGTCGAGATCTACGACTTCGAGAAGTACAATTTCGTCACGCCGATCATCAAGCCGGCCGCCATGGACCGCGCCGAGCTGCTCGACCGCGTGATGAACAACTACCGCCGCTTCTACATGCGCAAGAGCCTGTTCCATTATCCGTGGATCAGGGACAAGGTGAAGCGCAAGTACATGCTCGGCTGCCTCAAGGCGTTCCTCAAGAGCGGCTTCGAGCGCAAGTTCTACGATCTGGGCCGTGTCGATTACTGGGGTCCGCAGTCGAAGAAGAAGGTCGACTTCAAGTTCGACCGCAACCGTACCGCGGCGCTGCTGCCGCTGGCGGACGACTGGGAGGCCGCGGCCGACAAGGCGCGCAAGGCCCGGCTGAAGGCCGCCGAGAAGGAGAAGGCGAACCAGCAGCCGGTGGACGAGGTCGAGCTGGAGGATACCGCCGACATCGAGGCCAAGGGGATCGTCATCCCGATGGCCTGTGGCGGTGGCAAGGACCAGCTTCCCGACGAGGTCGAGGAGACGACCGAGGCCGGGAAGAAGCCGGCCGCGGTTCCCATGGCCTGCGGTGGCGGCAAGGAGCAGCTCGCCGAGACGGTGGGCGGCGACGACTGA
- a CDS encoding CopG family transcriptional regulator — MDGSAMVETVHELRPKAAESEKITINLGFVDLGHIDLLVAEGFYSNRTDFIRTAIRNQIERHGEAVRQSVKRKAVDLGLRHYTRQDLEAARDAGSPLRIQVLGLASIATDVTPELARAAIASVSVLGALHASPAVKAALADRIR; from the coding sequence ATGGATGGTAGCGCCATGGTGGAAACGGTTCATGAGCTGCGGCCCAAGGCAGCGGAGAGCGAGAAGATCACGATCAACCTCGGGTTCGTGGATCTGGGCCACATCGATCTGCTTGTGGCGGAGGGGTTCTATTCCAACCGCACCGACTTCATCCGAACGGCAATCCGGAATCAGATCGAACGGCACGGCGAGGCCGTCCGCCAGTCCGTGAAGCGCAAGGCGGTGGATCTGGGCCTGCGCCACTACACCCGGCAGGACCTGGAAGCGGCGCGCGATGCCGGCAGCCCCCTGCGCATCCAGGTGCTGGGCCTTGCCAGCATCGCCACCGACGTGACGCCCGAGCTGGCGCGCGCCGCCATCGCCTCCGTCTCCGTCCTGGGCGCGCTGCATGCCAGCCCCGCCGTGAAGGCAGCCCTGGCCGACCGGATCCGCTGA